A stretch of candidate division KSB1 bacterium DNA encodes these proteins:
- a CDS encoding sigma-54 dependent transcriptional regulator, translating to MRDELTDTLAGVSVVGCDFPEVAEKSGSSAFGFDYYYPMVSHNPQIRQMLSLIRKVARSNATVLIQGETGTGKEMMAGLIQMLSLRADKPFVQVNCAALPDQLLESELFGHERGAYTGAYTTRIGKFELADKGTLFLDEVGDMALPTQAKILRVLQEQRFNRLGGNRMINVDVRVIAATNKDLEREIELGNFRLDLYYRLNVVQINIPPLRERREDIPILAEYFRRKFASEMKKEVGGFTQETMRLLQNHSWPGNIRELKNLVERAVIVVGEGQQITPNDLSLSGRDYFAAGGQNRRRLESDCGGRLTTLNLAELERTAILQALERTGWVQKEAAALLGISPRALNYKISQHNITHESWKKHV from the coding sequence ATGAGGGACGAGTTGACGGACACCCTTGCCGGGGTGTCAGTGGTGGGGTGCGACTTCCCGGAGGTGGCGGAGAAGAGTGGCAGCAGTGCCTTTGGGTTTGACTACTACTACCCCATGGTCAGTCACAACCCACAGATTCGGCAGATGCTCTCGCTCATCAGGAAAGTAGCGCGGAGCAACGCCACCGTGCTCATCCAGGGCGAGACGGGCACCGGCAAGGAGATGATGGCCGGCCTCATCCAGATGCTCAGCCTGCGTGCCGACAAGCCTTTTGTCCAGGTGAACTGCGCGGCCCTGCCAGACCAGCTCTTGGAGAGTGAGCTGTTCGGCCACGAGCGTGGCGCCTATACCGGCGCCTACACCACGCGCATCGGTAAGTTCGAGCTGGCCGACAAGGGGACGCTCTTTCTGGACGAGGTTGGGGATATGGCCCTGCCCACCCAGGCCAAGATCCTGCGCGTGCTGCAGGAGCAGCGCTTCAATCGCTTAGGTGGCAACCGCATGATCAATGTGGACGTCCGCGTAATCGCAGCCACCAACAAGGACCTGGAGCGGGAGATTGAGCTGGGCAACTTCCGGCTGGACCTGTACTATCGACTGAATGTGGTACAGATCAACATTCCCCCTTTGCGTGAGCGGCGCGAAGATATCCCCATTCTTGCCGAATATTTCCGGCGCAAGTTCGCCTCGGAAATGAAGAAAGAGGTGGGAGGATTCACGCAAGAGACGATGCGCCTGCTACAGAACCATTCCTGGCCGGGGAACATCCGCGAGCTGAAGAATTTGGTGGAGAGGGCGGTCATCGTCGTCGGCGAAGGGCAACAGATTACGCCCAACGACCTCTCCCTCTCCGGCCGTGACTACTTTGCCGCGGGTGGCCAGAATCGCCGCCGCCTGGAAAGCGACTGCGGCGGCAGACTCACCACCCTCAACCTTGCCGAGCTGGAGCGCACTGCAATTCTGCAGGCATTAGAGAGGACAGGCTGGGTGCAGAAGGAGGCGGCTGCGCTCCTCGGCATTTCGCCGCGGGCGCTCAACTACAAGATCAGTCAGCACAACATCACCCACGAGTCGTGGAAAAAGCATGTGTGA
- a CDS encoding T9SS type A sorting domain-containing protein: MGREATKFLLAVTLSVFLSTVAQAGHLVIVWEPNHEPDVAGYIVHYGTRPGTYEASLDVGAKTRVLVGPLADSVRYYFAVSAYDRWNNESALSREVSGVVGQGEILPTEFVLYPSFPNPFATDTWLAFDLPSSEEVELRIFDINGKLVRTLRPAATNPGANAPVLWDGLDDSGRPVPSGIYYCRGFASTFRSQTIRIIRLR, encoded by the coding sequence ATGGGAAGAGAGGCTACGAAGTTCTTGCTTGCTGTAACCTTGTCCGTATTCTTGTCCACCGTTGCTCAGGCTGGCCACCTGGTGATTGTCTGGGAGCCAAACCACGAACCGGATGTGGCCGGCTACATCGTCCACTACGGCACGCGGCCCGGCACATACGAGGCGTCCCTCGACGTGGGCGCAAAGACCCGCGTTCTGGTGGGCCCATTGGCAGACAGCGTGCGCTACTACTTTGCGGTGTCCGCCTACGACAGGTGGAACAACGAGAGTGCCCTGTCGCGAGAGGTGAGCGGCGTGGTGGGCCAAGGGGAGATTCTACCCACCGAGTTTGTCCTCTACCCCAGCTTTCCCAATCCCTTTGCGACCGATACGTGGCTTGCCTTTGATCTGCCTTCCTCCGAAGAGGTTGAGCTCCGCATTTTCGACATCAACGGCAAACTGGTGCGCACCCTGCGTCCGGCTGCCACCAATCCCGGAGCAAATGCCCCTGTGCTCTGGGACGGTCTTGACGACTCCGGCCGTCCTGTGCCGAGCGGCATCTACTACTGCCGTGGCTTTGCCTCCACTTTCCGCAGCCAGACTATTCGCATCATCCGCCTGCGCTGA
- a CDS encoding NAD+ synthase, translated as MLRIALFQINPTVGDLKGNAQLVISGVQKARGVGADVAVFPELVLTGYPPEDLLLRRRFAEDNRLALESVVAAAKGLVAVVGFADHDAAGLHNAAAVMRDGQLVATYHKICLPNYGVFDEKRYFVPGGEVLVLDVAGVRIGVSICEDLWVPEGVVETLAYAAGAQVVVNISCSPFHALKGQERAQMMTARAKRCRVFLAYCNLVGGQEELVFDGQSLVIAPSGEVLAHGRAFAEEMILVDIDPQQVHALRAADNEFIARQKGFAAPYPQREVVLSGAEHHFPKQPLAPGAFENLDMEEEVWRALVLGTRDYVCKNGFRDVVLGLSGGIDSALVAAIAAEAVGPQHLTGVRMPSVYTSEQSMTDAQQVAMNLGINLITVPIQQAVTVYRQLLAEHFRGLPEDVTEENIQARIRGNILMAFANKFNWLVLATGNKSEVAVGYCTIYGDMVGGFAVLKDVPKTLVYRLAHHVNARSGREVIPRSVIERAPTAELRPNQKDEDSLPPYRVLDPILEAYVERDLSIADIVGQGFDEATVRRVVRMVDMSEYKRRQAAPGIKITPRAFGKDRRMPITNRYREE; from the coding sequence ATGCTAAGGATCGCCCTCTTTCAGATTAACCCAACGGTGGGAGACCTCAAGGGAAACGCCCAACTCGTCATCAGTGGCGTGCAGAAGGCCAGGGGAGTGGGCGCCGATGTGGCCGTGTTCCCCGAGCTGGTGTTGACCGGGTACCCGCCTGAGGACCTGCTCCTGCGGCGCCGTTTTGCGGAAGATAACCGCTTGGCGCTGGAGAGCGTGGTAGCAGCCGCAAAGGGCCTTGTGGCAGTGGTAGGATTCGCCGACCACGACGCGGCGGGTCTTCACAACGCTGCTGCTGTGATGCGCGACGGTCAACTGGTGGCCACCTACCACAAGATCTGTCTGCCCAACTACGGGGTGTTCGACGAAAAGCGCTACTTTGTGCCGGGAGGTGAGGTACTCGTCCTGGACGTCGCTGGGGTGCGGATAGGGGTTTCCATCTGCGAGGACCTCTGGGTGCCGGAAGGGGTAGTGGAGACGCTCGCGTATGCCGCTGGGGCGCAGGTGGTGGTGAACATTTCGTGCTCGCCGTTCCACGCCCTGAAGGGCCAGGAGCGGGCGCAGATGATGACGGCGCGCGCCAAGAGGTGCAGGGTGTTCCTCGCCTACTGCAATCTGGTCGGCGGGCAGGAGGAGTTGGTTTTCGACGGGCAGAGCCTGGTGATAGCGCCCTCGGGCGAGGTGTTGGCGCATGGCAGAGCCTTTGCCGAAGAGATGATCCTGGTGGATATCGACCCACAGCAAGTGCACGCCCTGCGCGCTGCCGACAACGAATTCATCGCGCGGCAAAAGGGTTTCGCGGCCCCCTACCCGCAGCGCGAGGTAGTGCTCTCCGGCGCAGAGCATCATTTTCCAAAGCAGCCGCTTGCACCAGGCGCCTTCGAAAACCTCGACATGGAGGAAGAGGTCTGGCGCGCCCTGGTGCTTGGCACGCGCGACTATGTCTGCAAGAATGGTTTCCGGGACGTGGTCCTCGGCCTGAGCGGTGGCATAGACTCCGCCCTGGTCGCCGCCATTGCCGCTGAGGCCGTGGGCCCCCAGCACCTGACCGGCGTGCGGATGCCCTCGGTCTACACCAGCGAGCAGAGCATGACCGATGCGCAGCAGGTGGCGATGAACCTCGGGATAAACCTCATCACCGTGCCGATTCAGCAGGCCGTGACTGTCTACCGCCAGCTCCTGGCCGAACACTTCCGCGGCCTGCCCGAAGACGTCACCGAGGAGAACATTCAGGCGCGCATCCGCGGGAACATTCTCATGGCCTTTGCCAACAAGTTCAATTGGCTGGTGCTGGCAACCGGCAACAAGAGCGAGGTGGCTGTGGGCTACTGCACCATCTACGGCGATATGGTGGGCGGCTTTGCAGTGCTCAAGGACGTGCCGAAGACGTTGGTTTATCGATTGGCCCACCATGTCAACGCGCGCAGCGGCAGAGAGGTCATCCCGAGGTCGGTCATCGAAAGGGCGCCCACTGCCGAACTGCGCCCCAACCAGAAAGACGAAGACTCGCTGCCGCCGTACAGGGTTCTGGATCCGATTCTTGAGGCCTACGTCGAGCGCGACCTGAGCATAGCCGACATCGTCGGTCAGGGTTTCGACGAGGCGACCGTCCGGCGGGTGGTGCGGATGGTCGACATGAGCGAGTACAAACGCCGGCAGGCGGCCCCGGGCATCAAGATCACGCCGCGCGCCTTTGGCAAGGATCGACGCATGCCCATCACCAATCGCTACCGCGAGGAGTAG
- a CDS encoding SDR family oxidoreductase — translation MRGGKSSLGRLLVTGASGFLGGHVAYLAARHWSVYGTWQEHPFCLRGVEAIQLRLGDERAVRRLLDTVRPQVVIHCAALTDLDYCEAHPDAAQLINVEATKTIAEWCGVNAARLIFLSSDMVFDGSLGWYRETDSPHAVNVYGATKVEAEQAVQAFCANHVIARSALIYGRPRTGGSSFSTWIEQRLAAGEPVPLFVDQYRTPILVSDLAAALVELAGRGFVGVLHLAGPERTDRFAFGWQLAHLLSHNTSLLLKRTMAEVPLGAPRPRDVSLCTERAQRLLATRLHGVQDGLRRMIAHAGYRAAVTSSTAGQQSQE, via the coding sequence ATGAGAGGCGGCAAGAGCAGCCTTGGGCGACTCTTAGTCACCGGCGCGAGCGGCTTTTTGGGTGGCCATGTGGCCTATTTAGCTGCGCGCCACTGGTCTGTGTACGGCACCTGGCAGGAGCACCCCTTCTGCCTGCGTGGAGTGGAGGCCATTCAGCTCCGGCTGGGCGATGAGCGCGCCGTGCGCCGTCTGCTGGACACGGTGCGCCCCCAGGTGGTGATCCACTGTGCGGCACTCACCGATCTGGATTACTGCGAGGCTCATCCAGATGCGGCGCAGCTCATCAACGTGGAGGCCACCAAAACCATAGCGGAGTGGTGTGGCGTCAATGCAGCCCGCCTGATCTTTCTTTCCTCGGACATGGTTTTCGACGGCAGCCTTGGCTGGTACCGGGAGACGGACAGTCCCCACGCGGTCAATGTCTATGGAGCAACCAAGGTGGAAGCAGAACAAGCCGTGCAGGCTTTTTGCGCCAATCATGTTATCGCCCGGTCGGCTCTCATCTACGGGCGGCCGCGCACCGGTGGATCGTCGTTTTCTACCTGGATTGAGCAGCGCCTGGCGGCAGGCGAACCGGTGCCCCTGTTTGTCGACCAATACCGCACGCCGATTCTGGTCTCCGACCTGGCGGCAGCGCTGGTGGAACTGGCGGGCAGGGGGTTTGTTGGCGTGCTCCACCTTGCCGGCCCGGAGCGCACGGACCGTTTTGCCTTCGGCTGGCAGCTGGCGCACCTTTTGAGTCACAACACGTCCCTGCTGCTGAAGCGCACTATGGCGGAGGTCCCTCTTGGCGCACCCAGGCCTCGGGACGTCAGCCTGTGCACCGAGCGAGCCCAGAGACTGCTTGCCACGAGGCTCCATGGCGTTCAGGATGGGCTGCGGCGCATGATCGCCCACGCTGGATACCGAGCAGCGGTGACCTCGAGCACAGCGGGTCAGCAGAGCCAGGAGTAG
- a CDS encoding 23S rRNA (pseudouridine(1915)-N(3))-methyltransferase RlmH codes for MRVKLIVVGAPKNTHVRALAADYLQRLARYANVEATYVKEERPGGRFGTSAPTREERRVLERLTARDFVVALDAKGRMMSSPELAQFLAARANAPASSTVFIIGGPEGLGPHLKNRADLTLSLSPMTFPHELCLVLVLEQLYRAFTILKGEPYHK; via the coding sequence GTGCGTGTGAAGCTGATTGTCGTGGGCGCGCCAAAAAACACCCACGTCCGTGCATTGGCTGCAGATTACCTGCAGCGCCTCGCTCGCTATGCCAACGTAGAAGCCACCTACGTGAAAGAGGAGCGTCCTGGTGGCCGGTTTGGGACCAGCGCCCCCACGCGAGAGGAACGCAGGGTCCTGGAGCGCCTCACAGCACGCGACTTCGTCGTGGCTTTAGATGCCAAGGGCCGAATGATGAGCTCCCCTGAACTTGCGCAGTTTCTGGCCGCTCGTGCCAATGCGCCTGCCAGCTCCACCGTGTTCATCATCGGAGGTCCTGAGGGTCTTGGTCCCCACCTCAAGAACCGAGCTGACCTTACGTTGTCGCTTTCGCCAATGACCTTCCCCCACGAGCTCTGCCTGGTGCTGGTCTTGGAACAACTCTACCGCGCCTTCACCATCCTCAAAGGCGAGCCCTATCACAAATAG
- a CDS encoding KH domain-containing protein — translation MKEFVEYIVKHLVDDPDQVRVSEVYGETTIVYELRVARQDMGKVIGKNGRTAHAIRVLLSAVARKSGRHATLEILE, via the coding sequence ATGAAGGAATTCGTGGAGTACATCGTCAAGCACCTGGTGGACGACCCGGATCAGGTCAGGGTGTCCGAGGTGTACGGGGAGACGACGATCGTCTATGAACTGCGCGTGGCCCGGCAGGATATGGGGAAGGTCATTGGCAAGAATGGGCGTACCGCCCATGCCATCCGCGTGTTGTTGAGCGCGGTGGCCCGCAAGTCGGGGAGGCACGCCACGCTGGAAATCCTCGAGTAG
- the groES gene encoding co-chaperone GroES yields MNIKPLADRVVVKPIEAEEKKQGGIIIPDTAKEKPQQGEVIAVGPGKVSESGQKIPMEVKKGDRVLYGKYSGTEVTVDGEDLLIMRESDILAII; encoded by the coding sequence ATGAACATCAAGCCGTTAGCTGATCGAGTGGTTGTCAAGCCCATTGAAGCTGAGGAGAAGAAGCAAGGGGGCATCATCATCCCCGACACTGCCAAGGAGAAGCCGCAGCAGGGGGAAGTTATTGCGGTCGGCCCTGGCAAGGTGAGCGAATCTGGGCAGAAGATCCCGATGGAGGTGAAGAAAGGCGATCGTGTGCTGTACGGCAAGTACTCCGGCACAGAAGTGACCGTGGACGGCGAGGACCTGCTCATCATGCGCGAGAGCGATATTCTCGCCATCATCTGA
- the groL gene encoding chaperonin GroEL (60 kDa chaperone family; promotes refolding of misfolded polypeptides especially under stressful conditions; forms two stacked rings of heptamers to form a barrel-shaped 14mer; ends can be capped by GroES; misfolded proteins enter the barrel where they are refolded when GroES binds), which yields MPKIMSFNAEARAAIKCGVDKLADAVRVTLGPKGRNVVIDKKFGAPTSTKDGVTVAKEIELEDPFENMGAQLVKEVASKTSDVAGDGTTTATIFAQGIFHEGMKNVTAGANPAHLKRGIEMAVAAVVEEIKRLSKPLPGKTEIAQVGAISANNDKSIGDLIADAMEKVGKDGVITVEEAKSTETTLEVVEGMQFDRGYISPYFVTDPDNMEAVLEEPLILIHDKKISVMKDLLPVLEKVAQMGRSLLVIAEDVEGEALATLVVNKLRGTLKVAAVKAPGFGDRRKAMLEDIAILTGGRVISEEAGFKLENATIGDLGRAKRVTVDKDNTTIVEGGGDPAAIKGRIAQIKKQIETTTSDYDREKLQERLAKLAGGVAVLNVGAATEVEMKEKKARVEDALHATRAAVEEGIVPGGGVVFIRALPALDKLKVEGDEKVGVDIVRRVLEEPVRQIAENAGREGSIVVQKVKDGEGAFGFNAETEKFEDLMKAGVIDPTKVARVALQNAASVAGLMLMTEAVIAEKPEKEKSTPSMPPGSDMY from the coding sequence ATGCCAAAGATCATGAGTTTCAATGCAGAAGCAAGGGCAGCGATCAAGTGCGGTGTAGATAAGCTGGCCGACGCGGTGCGGGTGACGTTGGGGCCCAAGGGGCGCAACGTGGTCATTGATAAGAAGTTCGGCGCCCCGACCAGCACCAAGGACGGCGTGACGGTGGCAAAGGAAATCGAGCTCGAAGACCCCTTTGAGAACATGGGCGCTCAGCTGGTGAAGGAGGTCGCCTCTAAGACCAGCGACGTGGCTGGCGACGGCACTACCACGGCCACCATCTTCGCCCAGGGCATCTTCCACGAAGGAATGAAAAACGTGACGGCGGGCGCCAACCCGGCTCATCTGAAGCGCGGTATCGAGATGGCCGTGGCGGCGGTGGTCGAAGAAATCAAGCGCCTCAGCAAACCCCTCCCGGGCAAGACCGAAATTGCCCAGGTGGGTGCCATCTCCGCCAACAACGATAAGAGCATCGGCGACCTGATTGCCGACGCCATGGAGAAAGTTGGCAAAGATGGTGTCATCACTGTGGAAGAGGCCAAGTCCACCGAGACCACCCTCGAGGTCGTCGAGGGCATGCAGTTCGACCGTGGCTACATTTCGCCTTACTTCGTCACCGACCCGGACAACATGGAGGCAGTGCTGGAGGAGCCGCTGATTCTTATCCACGACAAGAAGATCAGCGTCATGAAGGACCTGCTGCCCGTGTTGGAGAAGGTCGCACAGATGGGGCGCTCGCTCCTGGTGATCGCTGAGGACGTCGAGGGCGAAGCTTTGGCCACCTTGGTGGTGAACAAGCTGCGTGGCACGCTCAAGGTCGCCGCAGTGAAGGCGCCTGGCTTTGGCGATCGGCGCAAGGCAATGCTGGAGGATATCGCCATCCTGACTGGCGGCCGGGTCATCTCCGAAGAGGCCGGCTTCAAACTGGAGAACGCTACCATCGGCGACCTGGGCCGCGCCAAGCGAGTGACCGTGGACAAGGACAACACCACCATTGTCGAGGGTGGCGGTGATCCGGCGGCCATCAAGGGGCGCATTGCCCAGATCAAGAAGCAGATCGAAACGACCACCTCTGACTATGACCGCGAGAAGCTGCAGGAGCGTCTTGCCAAGCTGGCCGGCGGTGTGGCAGTGCTCAATGTGGGCGCGGCCACTGAGGTGGAGATGAAGGAGAAGAAGGCCCGCGTCGAGGACGCTCTCCACGCCACCAGAGCAGCGGTGGAAGAGGGCATCGTGCCGGGTGGCGGTGTGGTGTTCATTCGCGCCCTTCCGGCCCTGGACAAGCTGAAAGTGGAAGGCGACGAGAAGGTGGGTGTGGACATCGTCCGCCGCGTCCTTGAGGAGCCGGTGCGGCAGATCGCCGAGAATGCGGGCAGGGAAGGCTCCATTGTCGTGCAAAAGGTGAAAGATGGCGAGGGCGCCTTCGGCTTCAACGCCGAGACGGAGAAGTTCGAAGACCTGATGAAGGCGGGCGTCATCGACCCCACCAAGGTCGCGCGCGTCGCCCTGCAGAATGCCGCCAGCGTAGCCGGCCTCATGCTCATGACCGAGGCGGTCATTGCCGAGAAACCGGAGAAGGAGAAGTCTACACCCTCCATGCCGCCCGGCAGCGACATGTATTGA
- the folB gene encoding dihydroneopterin aldolase → MESALCLDVIRLSNMVFYAYHGVDENERDAGQRFEVDVELAADLRLPGHTDRLRDTIDAREVYRVVEEVVIQGDFRLVEALAENIAAALLERFAVHGVVVRVRKPFAPIPGVCDGIEVEIAREA, encoded by the coding sequence GTGGAGTCTGCTCTCTGCTTGGACGTCATCAGGTTAAGCAACATGGTCTTCTACGCCTACCACGGCGTGGATGAGAACGAGCGCGACGCCGGCCAGCGTTTCGAGGTGGACGTGGAGCTGGCCGCTGACTTGCGCTTGCCCGGGCACACGGACCGCTTGCGCGACACCATAGACGCCCGCGAAGTGTACCGAGTGGTGGAAGAGGTGGTCATCCAAGGGGATTTTCGACTGGTGGAGGCGCTCGCCGAGAACATCGCGGCGGCACTGTTGGAGCGTTTCGCCGTACATGGGGTGGTCGTCCGGGTGCGCAAACCTTTCGCGCCCATCCCCGGGGTGTGCGACGGTATCGAGGTGGAGATTGCCCGTGAAGCCTGA
- the folK gene encoding 2-amino-4-hydroxy-6-hydroxymethyldihydropteridine diphosphokinase — protein sequence MKPEPSEGVHAFLSLGSNLGDRLRNLALGMEAVAALPATWVVRTSRLYETEPVGLREQRPFLNAVMQIATGLSPHCLLRELQAIERRLGRQRVQRWGPRTLDIDIVLYGNVLFSDAVLTVPHPRFAERRFVLAPLAEIAPTMIPPGTNGRTVVELLANCPDRSAVRLLDNAETSSMAIVRGRA from the coding sequence GTGAAGCCTGAGCCCTCAGAGGGCGTGCACGCCTTTCTAAGCCTGGGAAGCAATCTCGGTGACCGCCTGCGGAACCTCGCCTTAGGCATGGAAGCAGTGGCAGCTCTGCCCGCAACGTGGGTGGTGCGTACCTCCCGGCTCTATGAAACCGAGCCAGTTGGGCTCCGAGAGCAGCGGCCATTTCTGAATGCAGTGATGCAGATAGCAACCGGCCTGTCGCCTCACTGCCTGCTCAGGGAGCTGCAGGCAATTGAGCGCAGGCTGGGGCGGCAGCGCGTGCAGCGGTGGGGTCCGCGCACCTTGGACATCGATATTGTGCTCTACGGCAACGTGCTTTTCTCTGACGCGGTGCTCACCGTGCCGCATCCACGCTTTGCCGAGCGCCGCTTCGTGTTGGCCCCGCTCGCCGAGATAGCGCCCACCATGATTCCTCCCGGCACGAACGGGCGCACCGTTGTGGAGTTGCTGGCGAACTGCCCAGACAGGAGCGCGGTACGGCTCTTGGACAACGCAGAAACAAGCAGTATGGCCATAGTTCGGGGTAGAGCGTGA
- a CDS encoding deoxynucleoside kinase, whose product MKRDYIAIEGVIGVGKTSLATKLGERYNARIVYEKHEENPFLADFYRDPRRYAFQTQMFFLLSRYRQQQEIPQRDLFHEMVIADYLFAKDRIFAHLTLEDRELWLYDHIASLLEQDIPKPALVIYLQCSLERLMQNIRKRGRTYERNISEDYLRSLNDAYNQFFFHYDATPLLVVNTTQIDFVNNDEHFEDLVRQIERPLSGTEYYSPSPW is encoded by the coding sequence GTGAAACGCGACTACATCGCTATTGAAGGTGTGATTGGCGTGGGCAAGACCAGTCTGGCCACCAAGCTGGGGGAAAGGTACAACGCGCGCATCGTGTACGAGAAACACGAGGAAAACCCGTTCCTGGCGGATTTCTACCGCGACCCGCGACGGTACGCATTTCAGACGCAGATGTTCTTTCTGCTCAGCAGGTACCGTCAGCAACAAGAGATTCCTCAGCGCGACCTTTTTCACGAAATGGTGATTGCCGACTACCTCTTCGCCAAGGACAGAATCTTTGCCCATCTGACCTTGGAAGACCGGGAGCTGTGGTTGTACGACCATATCGCTTCGCTGCTGGAGCAGGACATTCCCAAGCCTGCTCTGGTCATCTATCTACAGTGCAGCCTGGAGAGGCTGATGCAGAACATCCGCAAGCGGGGGCGGACGTACGAACGCAACATCTCTGAGGACTATTTGCGCTCGCTCAATGACGCCTACAACCAGTTCTTCTTCCACTATGACGCCACTCCGCTCTTGGTGGTGAACACGACGCAGATTGACTTTGTCAACAATGACGAGCACTTTGAGGATTTGGTGCGGCAAATCGAGCGCCCGCTCTCTGGGACCGAGTACTACTCCCCTTCACCCTGGTGA
- a CDS encoding ABC transporter ATP-binding protein/permease yields the protein MCMVFFVAFSTVSVGLVMPFVNLLFGSQEQSAPAVTQPAGGAISVMHADKSVPNLRQQLENWLQGLFTRYSRPHALRLLCVVMLVGFFLKNLFRFGQTYFMAPVEQGVIRDLRNDLYRHFQRLSLDFFHGERAGQLISRVTYDVTVINASITAAINSIFRDPLMIVIYLAVMVILSWKLTLLALLVFPGAGYFIAQFGNKLKRDSLRQQERIADLTSIIQEAIYGARVIKAFARERYEIKRFERENQRFFDTVVRMTRIRKLGPCVTEYIGVIIGVLVLYVGGMEVLRANQTLSPGGFVLFLGALFSIMEPLKLLGQLHNALKEGVVAAQRVFAVLDTPPHVADRPGAIALDGFHDEIVYDHVSFRYDRDVEVLTDVSLRIKRGQVVAIVGPSGSGKSTLVDLLVRFYDPTAGRILIDGHDLREVTLESLRRLLGIVTQETILFNDTVRNNIAYGLDGVAMEKVIAAARAANAHDFIMEMPNGYDTVIGDRGVKVSGGEKQRLAIARAILRDPPILVFDEATSALDTESEILVQDAIKNLLQGRTSLVIAHRLSTVRHADRIVVLHDGKIVQEGAHDELMSRGGLYRRLYEMQFSE from the coding sequence ATGTGCATGGTATTTTTCGTTGCCTTCAGCACCGTGTCCGTCGGCTTGGTGATGCCCTTCGTCAACCTCCTTTTTGGCTCACAGGAGCAGAGTGCGCCTGCGGTGACTCAACCAGCCGGCGGGGCCATCTCCGTTATGCATGCGGACAAGTCTGTGCCGAATCTGCGGCAGCAGCTGGAGAACTGGCTTCAAGGGCTGTTCACTCGCTACAGCCGGCCCCACGCGCTGCGCCTGCTCTGCGTGGTTATGCTGGTCGGCTTCTTCTTGAAAAACCTCTTCCGCTTCGGCCAGACCTACTTCATGGCCCCTGTGGAGCAGGGGGTGATCCGCGACCTGCGCAATGACCTCTACCGGCATTTCCAGCGCCTCTCGCTGGACTTTTTCCACGGGGAGCGGGCAGGGCAGCTGATCTCCCGCGTCACCTACGACGTCACGGTGATCAACGCCTCCATCACTGCGGCCATCAACAGCATTTTCCGCGACCCGCTCATGATCGTGATCTACCTGGCCGTCATGGTCATCCTCAGTTGGAAGCTGACGTTGCTGGCCCTTTTGGTCTTCCCAGGAGCCGGGTACTTCATCGCTCAGTTCGGCAACAAGCTGAAGCGAGATAGCTTGCGCCAACAGGAGCGGATTGCAGACCTGACGTCCATCATCCAGGAGGCCATCTACGGGGCGCGAGTCATCAAGGCCTTTGCCAGAGAAAGGTATGAGATTAAGCGCTTCGAGAGGGAGAACCAGCGCTTCTTTGATACGGTGGTGCGCATGACCCGCATTAGAAAGTTGGGTCCGTGTGTAACCGAGTACATCGGAGTCATCATCGGTGTTCTGGTCCTGTACGTGGGCGGCATGGAGGTGCTGCGCGCCAACCAGACACTTTCCCCGGGTGGCTTTGTCCTCTTCCTTGGCGCGCTCTTTTCCATCATGGAGCCGCTCAAGCTGCTGGGACAACTGCACAACGCCCTGAAGGAGGGTGTGGTGGCTGCCCAGCGCGTGTTCGCGGTGTTGGACACGCCCCCCCACGTTGCTGACCGACCTGGGGCTATCGCCCTCGATGGCTTCCACGATGAGATTGTCTACGACCACGTCTCCTTTCGCTACGACCGGGACGTCGAGGTCCTCACGGACGTTTCCCTGCGCATCAAACGGGGCCAAGTGGTGGCGATTGTAGGACCGTCCGGAAGTGGCAAGTCGACCTTAGTCGACCTCCTCGTCAGGTTCTACGATCCTACGGCTGGTCGCATCCTCATTGACGGCCACGATCTCAGGGAGGTTACCTTAGAGTCCCTGCGCAGGTTGTTGGGCATCGTCACGCAGGAGACCATCCTGTTCAACGACACCGTGCGCAACAACATCGCCTATGGCCTGGATGGGGTGGCGATGGAGAAGGTCATCGCCGCGGCGCGGGCCGCCAACGCCCACGACTTTATCATGGAAATGCCCAACGGCTACGACACGGTCATCGGCGATCGAGGGGTGAAGGTCTCGGGAGGGGAGAAGCAACGACTGGCCATTGCGCGCGCCATCCTCCGCGATCCGCCTATTCTGGTTTTCGACGAGGCCACTTCTGCTCTGGATACCGAGTCGGAGATTCTCGTGCAGGATGCGATCAAGAACCTCTTGCAGGGGCGAACCTCGCTGGTGATTGCGCACCGCCTGTCCACGGTACGTCATGCCGACAGGATCGTGGTCCTGCATGACGGCAAGATCGTGCAAGAGGGCGCGCACGACGAGCTAATGAGCCGGGGCGGTCTGTACCGCAGGTTGTATGAAATGCAATTCAGCGAATAG